The Eremothecium cymbalariae DBVPG#7215 chromosome 8, complete sequence genome has a window encoding:
- the SPO75 gene encoding Spo75p (similar to Ashbya gossypii AAL167W) — MNTSVSLENEYFHYFSRFIYSYVDLSDNTALLMLKFYPDGVHNPYRNPYNYTAQIYSNFLNSTRTGSAQRDYGINFETFLSGVLISFLYCLCQTLLFSYLRTRLPRIYQPNVYLTEHPVTPAPITKSIKSRFFSWVTTTWGAPLDSYKKYGLDSFFFLRYLKVLCVYFLILSLVTIPVLIPIHYTSGYKVLDLPGNSREFIAKHRHNVEGDRLLSQFSLKATGLDEISMSNISPRHSSRLIFHFILGIFAVVWFHATLITELDYFVTQRNKAILGEDPEAQKQQCAMFLNNIPDKFMTNERGLVEFFHSMIPDSVYQIVFIPKEYRELKDRKKTEAALFHEIESVSYDIIRKKFYMKGSIGPITFVNKSLPPNLASSTSTVWTEDRNVALEQALHHINYSTEFKARIESKKGMKNGFYFKITKWKLYLRTILTCDFIFGLRIKWWKLRFNKLRISIPIVGYDQIYHIENKLRKLETVIARYNRIIQKGHKEITVYHAEQERPVDSDGRPPLKSKQAVVVFKNALLAHIFDQLLLSDGTSTMKEKILGINPEDIHWKNITVTNRLVLMFRVALSNFLSVMVIVGWVIPVAFVGLISQIPFIAKLVPVPSWSSNSSSIFDKSLASIVPVMTLIFLTEGVPFLFRWFGWLKCCRSGSATELDVQKWFFAFLFVHIFLVVTISSGISVIVEKLVNNPVSIPDLLGTNLPKSSNFFCSFVLIRGMSYFGGNFMQIKNLLFELFYYRWKVFTPRGTFERNTNIQQYQWGSVYPMFSVLACIGIIYCVISPIILLFASFSFALVMFSFKYSIKYQYNPVNKSETFGKYYPMALMQLYAGIYFLEICLIGMFTISNCYRLSLGMIIVLIFTISAHFQIWSNYKYHLNHIPAQISIESIEATPYNFCIPSLEGCRNNIWIPSDKYGVSTSVRTFLEEKYDLTCSQKDCHLDEFGNLVVTGRPS, encoded by the coding sequence ATGAATACATCAGTATCGTTGGAGAATGAGTATTTTCACTATTTTTCAAGGTTTATCTATAGCTATGTGGATCTCAGTGATAATACCGCATTGCTTATGCTAAAATTCTATCCTGACGGAGTTCACAATCCATATAGGAACCCTTATAATTATACTGCACAAATCTATTCGAACTTTTTAAACAGCACGAGAACTGGATCAGCTCAACGGGATTATGGAATAAATTTTGAAACTTTTCTATCGGGTGTgttaatatcatttttataCTGCTTATGCCAGACATTATTGTTCTCATATCTCAGAACTAGACTTCCCAGGATTTACCAACCTAATGTGTATTTAACAGAACATCCTGTAACTCCGGCTCCAATTACCAAGAGTATTAAAAGTCGATTCTTTAGTTGGGTTACTACGACTTGGGGAGCACCATTGGATTCATATAAGAAATACGGGTTAgattctttctttttcctaagatatttgaaagtaTTATGCGTTTATTTTCTTATACTATCTCTGGTTACAATACCGGTATTAATCCCCATTCATTATACATCAGGTTACAAGGTGCTGGACTTGCCAGGTAATTCAAGAGAGTTTATTGCAAAACATCGTCATAATGTTGAAGGAGATCGACTCTTATCTcaattttcattaaaagCAACTGGGCttgatgaaatatccaTGTCTAATATATCCCCAAGACATTCTTCGAGGTTAATCTTCCATTTTATTCTTGGGATCTTTGCAGTGGTCTGGTTTCATGCAACTTTGATCACAGAGCTCGACTACTTTGTGACGCAAAGAAACAAGGCGATTTTGGGAGAAGATCCAGAGGCTCAGAAGCAGCAGTGTGCTATGTTTCTCAATAATATTCCGGATAAGTTCATGACCAATGAGCGTGGATTAGTCGAATTTTTCCACTCTATGATTCCAGATTCTGTTTATCAGATTGTATTCATTCCAAAAGAATACAGGGAATTGAAAGATAGGAAAAAGACAGAAGCTGCTTTGTTTCATGAAATTGAGAGTGTATCTTATGATATTATTagaaaaaaattctatATGAAGGGGTCTATAGGCCCCATAACTTTTGTGAACAAGTCACTTCCTCCTAACTTAGCTTCATCCACAAGCACTGTATGGACCGAAGATAGAAATGTAGCCCTTGAGCAAGCACTTCATCATATCAATTATTCAACTGAGTTTAAAGCCAGAATAGAAAGTAAAAAAGGAATGAAAAATGgattttatttcaaaattacAAAATGGAAGTTATATTTGAGAACGATTTTAACTTGTGACTTTATATTTGGATTACGAATTAAATGGTGGAAGTTAAGATTCAATAAGTTACGAATATCAATTCCAATAGTAGGTTATGACCAGATATAtcatattgaaaataagTTACGAAAATTAGAAACTGTAATAGCCCGGTACAATCGTATCATACAAAAGGGTCACAAGGAAATAACAGTTTACCACGCCGAACAAGAAAGACCAGTAGATTCAGATGGAAGACCACCGTTAAAATCTAAGCAGGCTGTTGtggttttcaaaaatgCACTACTTGCACATATTTTTGATCAATTACTTCTTTCAGATGGTACTAGTACtatgaaagaaaaaatcCTCGGTATAAATCCTGAAGACATCCATTGGAAGAATATTACAGTAACTAATAGATTGGTTTTAATGTTTCGTGTTGCTCTTTCTAACTTTCTTAGTGTTATGGTTATTGTTGGATGGGTCATCCCTGTTGCCTTCGTTGGTTTAATATCACAAATACCGTTCATAGCCAAGCTTGTTCCAGTTCCAAGTTGGAGCtcaaattcatcttcaatttttgaCAAGTCACTTGCAAGTATTGTGCCTGTTATGACTTTGATATTTCTAACAGAGGGGGtaccatttttatttagATGGTTTGGCTGGCTAAAGTGTTGTAGATCTGGGTCTGCTACAGAGTTGGATGTCCAAAAATGgttttttgcatttttatTCGTTCATATTTTCTTAGTGGTGACGATATCGTCTGGAATTTCTGTGATAGTAGAAAAATTGGTGAATAATCCTGTTAGTATTCCAGACTTACTTGGAACTAATTTACCCAAAAGTTCAAACTTCTTCTGTTCATTCGTTCTCATTAGAGGGATGTCCTACTTTGGTGGTAATTTTAtgcaaataaaaaatttgcTATTCGAGTTATTCTACTATAGATGGAAAGTCTTCACACCAAGAGGAACATTTGAGAGAAATACCAATATTCAGCAATATCAATGGGGATCTGTCTATCCAATGTTTTCAGTTTTGGCATGCATTGGGATAATTTACTGTGTTATTTCTCCCATAATATTACTATTTGCCAGTTTTTCATTTGCATTGGTTATGTTTTCATTTAAGTACTCGATAAAGTACCAATATAACCCTGTTAATAAATCTGAAACATTTGGCAAGTATTATCCTATGGCACTCATGCAATTGTACGCCGGCATTTACTTCTTAGAAATTTGTTTGATTGGTATGTTTACAATTTCCAATTGTTATAGGTTGTCCCTCGGCATGATAATTGTTTTGATATTCACAATCAGCGCACATTTTCAGATTTGGAGTAATTACAAATATCACCTCAATCATATTCCTGCCCAAATATCAATTGAATCCATAGAGGCTACTCCATACAATTTTTGTATCCCCAGCCTCGAAGGTTGCAGAAACAATATATGGATTCCAAGTGACAAATACGGAGTTTCAACATCCGTTCGAACATTCTTGGAGGAAAAGTATGACTTAACTTGTAGTCAGAAGGATTGTCATCTTGATGAGTTTGGGAACTTGGTAGTTACAGGTAGGCCTTCATAG
- the MMM1 gene encoding ERMES complex subunit MMM1 (similar to Ashbya gossypii AAL166C) yields MTSDVLGVSSAIESLLKVNDSWVSDEQHDNGSSVGIGTGGNNGSIIDNADEQLISLDDFIREALPQHLHKLFLDSFYNIGQNGVLISPTTSSGAQNPHFTLPMLPSNAPLLPPSSSYTFSSWSFVQGLVAGQLSVIMVLIFFIKFFIFSDGPSKRSGETPQNSGSNINPGIAGPQLLSLTTSRFLSTIIKRGGKDGSDFIDDKENECSRQINTILEKTYYTVETHSPESLDWFNVLIAQMIDQFREEALRKDNIIHSLNDYISRKSDELPQYLDSIKITELDIGDDFPIFSNCRIQYSPNLNKKRLEAKIDIDLSDRLALGIETRLLMNYPKPLTASLPVQLTVSMVRFQACLTVSLTTAEEFVPTVTDSSDRDEESEEDGHYLVFSFSPDYRMEFDIKSLIGSRSKLENIPKISSLLQDQINKWFMDRCVEPRFQFVKLPSLWPRSKNTREEKTELQDDDPVKNSE; encoded by the coding sequence ATGACGAGTGATGTGTTGGGAGTATCAAGTGCGATCGAATCGTTGTTAAAAGTGAACGATAGTTGGGTTAGTGATGAGCAACATGATAATGGAAGTAGTGTTGGTATTGGAACTGGAGGAAACAACGGTAGCATTATCGATAATGCTGATGAGCAATTGATTTCTTTAGATGATTTTATTAGAGAAGCGTTGCCTCAACATCTGCATAAACTTTTCCTTGATAGTTTTTACAACATTGGACAAAATGGTGTCCTAATTTCTCCTACGACTTCTAGTGGAGCCCAGAATCCTCATTTTACCTTACCGATGTTGCCGAGTAACGCTCCACTACTTCCGCCTTCAAGTTCCTATACATTTTCTTCATGGTCGTTTGTTCAGGGATTGGTTGCGGGACAACTAAGTGTGATTATGGTACTTATATTCTTCATTAAGTTCTTTATATTCAGCGATGGGCCGTCTAAAAGAAGTGGAGAAACTCCACAGAATTCAGGGTCGAATATTAACCCGGGCATCGCTGGTCCACAACTTTTATCTTTGACAACTAGTCGTTTCTTGTCGACCATTATCAAGCGAGGGGGAAAGGATGGGTCGGATTTTATTGACGACAAAGAAAACGAATGCTCTAGGCAGATCAATACTATACTTGAAAAGACCTACTATACCGTTGAAACGCATTCTCCAGAGTCATTAGATTGGTTTAATGTCCTTATTGCTCAAATGATTGACCAATTTCGTGAGGAGGCATTAAGGAAAGATAATATCATTCATTCGTTAAATGACTACATCTCCAGAAAATCTGATGAGTTGCCTCAGTATCTGGATTCTATAAAAATCACTGAACTCGATATAGGTGATGATTTCCCTATTTTCTCTAATTGTAGGATTCAATACTCTCCAAATCTCAACAAAAAGAGATTGGAAGCTAAAATCGATATTGATCTCAGTGATAGACTTGCATTGGGCATTGAGACCAGgcttttgatgaattacCCTAAGCCGCTAACTGCTTCCTTACCTGTTCAACTAACAGTGTCTATGGTTAGGTTTCAAGCTTGTTTGACCGTATCTTTGACTACTGCAGAGGAGTTTGTGCCAACCGTGACCGATTCATCCGATagagatgaagaatcagaagaagatggtCATTATTTggtattttctttttccccTGATTATCGAATGGAATTTGATATTAAGTCTCTGATCGGTTCTAGGTCAAAATTGGAAAACATCCCAAAGATAAGTAGTTTGCTTCAGGATCAAATCAACAAGTGGTTTATGGATAGATGTGTTGAACCAAGATTTCAATTTGTTAAACTTCCTAGTTTGTGGCCTAGAAGTAAGAATAcaagagaagaaaaaacGGAGTTGCAGGATGATGATCCTGTAAAAAACTCTGAATAA
- the SYS1 gene encoding Sys1p (similar to Ashbya gossypii AAL163W), whose protein sequence is MIWLRRYMRIPQELRPSEIFKQSSLSPSKILLQIFLLQIFYYLTAYSLFYAWAILSGYEFEASKWLFSWELIDFSNSFGIVLSGLWLFDALICVLFLTVIVGRSKLAWDFAVTIHAINLIIVWFHTKELPSFSWFFLQLCSSLILVFLGTWTTRWKELRDTYFDGLLDGETFSSGMGESSYNPSGQEQQQFEMKDLEAQK, encoded by the coding sequence ATGATCTGGTTAAGAAGATATATGCGTATACCTCAAGAGTTGAGACCGTCTGAAATATTTAAGCAGAGTTCTTTATCACCTAGTAAAATCTTATTGCAGATTTTCTTGttacaaatattttattatctgACGGCCTATTCTTTATTTTACGCATGGGCTATTTTATCTGGTTATGAATTTGAGGCTTCTAAGTGGTTGTTTTCGTGGGAGCTGATTGATTTTTCTAATTCTTTTGGCATAGTTTTATCAGGGTTGTGGCTATTTGATGCATTGATctgtgttttatttttgacGGTAATTGTTGGACGTAGTAAGTTGGCGTGGGATTTTGCAGTGACAATACATGCTATTAATTTAATTATTGTTTGGTTTCATACTAAGGAACTGCCTTCGTTCTCATGGTTTTTTTTACAACTCTGTTCAAGCCTGATCTTAGTTTTCTTGGGTACCTGGACGACTAGGTGGAAGGAGTTGAGAGATACATATTTTGACGGGTTACTTGATGGAGAAACGTTCAGTAGTGGTATGGGGGAGTCCTCGTATAATCCAAGTGGGCAGGAACAGCAACAGTTTGAGATGAAGGATTTGGAGGCCCAAAAATAA
- the COX16 gene encoding Cox16p (similar to Ashbya gossypii AAL168C), whose amino-acid sequence MSFGAKKFRSKRQQLEYNASLPGRYQILLKKNPFLYYGLPFCLLMGLGSYWLSSFTAVKYERSDRRIQEMKDEELIKLKGNRRKVDIKEEYYRLQGLSEQDWEPVRVPRFKGESENVWDVD is encoded by the coding sequence ATGTCCTTCGGTGCTAAGAAGTTTAGGTCGAAAAGACAACAACTTGAATATAATGCATCTCTTCCTGGTAGATATCAAATACTACTAAAAAAGAATCCGTTTCTCTACTACGGATTGCCCTTCTGCCTATTAATGGGTTTAGGATCATATTGGCTTTCAAGTTTCACTGCTGTTAAATATGAACGTAGTGACCGTAGAATTCAAGAAATgaaggatgaagaattaattAAATTGAAAGGTAATAGGAGGAAAGTTGATATTAAAGAGGAATACTATCGTCTCCAGGGGTTATCTGAGCAAGACTGGGAGCCTGTGAGAGTGCCTAGGTTCAAAGGTGAATCAGAGAACGTTTGGGATGTAGATTAG